The Myxococcus fulvus genome has a window encoding:
- a CDS encoding serine protease codes for MSRLSPLVLTLCLLALPALAADKARPSRADLQRVLEQHTRSVVKVSGPQRTGHGVIVGAAGQVLTSVEPVGEEYVGLQVATVEHAGQALPARVLLANVALKVAVVAAPDGTYPAVAVRLLKDGDSLEGRWVVGVVPATRSRPAKPEAAQVSRAPAPFYDVPLALPPGSPVFDGDGRLVAVVVQRTRRGCRVLPMGEVKVTLASADGP; via the coding sequence ATGTCCCGCCTGTCCCCGCTCGTCCTCACACTGTGTCTCCTCGCCCTGCCCGCCCTCGCGGCGGACAAGGCGCGGCCCTCGCGCGCGGACCTCCAGCGCGTGCTGGAGCAGCACACCCGCTCCGTGGTGAAGGTCAGCGGCCCCCAGCGCACCGGCCATGGCGTCATCGTGGGCGCCGCGGGCCAGGTGCTCACCTCCGTGGAGCCCGTGGGCGAGGAGTATGTCGGCCTCCAGGTCGCCACCGTGGAGCACGCGGGCCAGGCCCTGCCCGCGCGTGTCCTGCTCGCCAACGTCGCGCTGAAGGTCGCCGTCGTCGCGGCGCCGGATGGCACCTACCCCGCGGTGGCGGTGCGGCTGCTCAAGGACGGCGACAGCCTGGAGGGACGCTGGGTGGTGGGCGTGGTGCCCGCGACCCGGAGTCGTCCCGCGAAGCCGGAGGCGGCCCAGGTCTCTCGCGCGCCGGCGCCCTTCTATGACGTGCCCCTCGCCCTTCCTCCCGGCAGCCCCGTGTTCGACGGGGACGGCAGGCTGGTGGCGGTGGTGGTGCAGCGCACCCGGCGCGGCTGCAGGGTGCTGCCCATGGGCGAGGTGAAGGTGACGCTCGCCTCCGCGGACGGACCATGA